The Brachypodium distachyon strain Bd21 chromosome 4, Brachypodium_distachyon_v3.0, whole genome shotgun sequence nucleotide sequence acggcggaggaCTGGAAGCGGAGGTCGGTCTTGAAGTCCTGCGCGATCTCCCTGACGAGGCGCTGGAAGGGGAGCTTGCGGATGAGCAGCTCCGTGCTCTTCTGGTACTTGCGGATCTCACGGAGCGCGACGGTgcccgggcggaagcggtggGGCTTCTTCACGCCGCCGGTGGCCGGGGCCGACTTGCGCGCCGCCTTGGTCGCCAGCTGCTTCCGCGGGGCCTTGCCGCCGGTCGACTTCCTCGCCGTCTGCTTCGTGCGGGCCATCGGGACGGGGAGGAG carries:
- the LOC100840958 gene encoding histone H3.2, whose translation is MARTKQTARKSTGGKAPRKQLATKAARKSAPATGGVKKPHRFRPGTVALREIRKYQKSTELLIRKLPFQRLVREIAQDFKTDLRFQSSAVSALQEAAEAYLVGLFEDTNLCAIHAKRVTIMPKDIQLARRIRGERA